Proteins encoded by one window of Sphaerodactylus townsendi isolate TG3544 linkage group LG04, MPM_Stown_v2.3, whole genome shotgun sequence:
- the LOC125431270 gene encoding vitelline membrane outer layer protein 1-like, with the protein MHFSLNLSQATEGREFIGMLSVTNGGQHGDWGEVQSCSNGYANQFSLMVHGKQGAFQDDTSLNGIRLYCTDGSVITSLVGRHGDWSHEHSCKSGFLKSFSLRVFEFERGTDNTVAENIKFRCTDGTETEGHGHNWGRYGSWSAPCPKGGICGIQTRVDLRDRQSTQDLTGLNNVKFFCCS; encoded by the exons ATGCACTTTTCCCTCAACCTCTCCCAGG CTACTGAAGGACGAGAATTCATCGGAATGCTTTCAGTGACTAATGGAGGACAACACGGTGATTGGGGAGAAGTGCAATCCTGTTCTAATGGCTACGCTAATCAGTTTTCGCTAATG GTACATGGCAAACAGGGGGCCTTCCAAGATGACACTTCTCTAAATGGCATTAGACTGTACTGTACAGATGGCTCAGTCATCACATCCCTAGTGGGAAG GCACGGCGACTGGAGTCATGAACATTCATGCAAGTCTGGCTTCCTGAAGTCATTCTCGCTTCGAGTGTTTGAATTTGAAAGAGGGACTGATAATACGGTGGCTGAGAACATTAAGTTCAGGTGCACAGATGGAACTGAAACGGAAGGGCATGGTCACAACTGGGGCAGATATGGTTCATGGAGTGCACCCTGCCCAAAGGGTGGCATTTGTGGAATTCAGACAAGGGTGGATTTAAGAGATAGGCAATCTACACAGGATCTCACTGGGCTCAATAATGTGAAGTTTTTCTGTTGCAGTTAA
- the LOC125431271 gene encoding vitelline membrane outer layer protein 1-like, whose protein sequence is MGKKLRTVFPQHFILAGMVAPNRGFLYDNTALNGIRLHCSDGEIISSSIVHYSPWTAEKSCKSGYLTSFSLRVSAHQWMLDDTAANNIKFKCSDGAVLEGSGLAWGKYGSWSQSCSKGGICGIQTRVENHKPHVRDHTGLHDVKFFCCS, encoded by the exons ATGGGAAAGAAGCTTCGTACAGTTTTTCCACAGCACTTTATTCTTGCAGGTATG GTGGCCCCCAATCGTGGATTCTTATACGATAATACTGCTCTAAATGGCATCCGTCTGCATTGCTCAGATGGCGAAATCATCTCATCCTCAATTGTGCA TTACAGTCCTTGGACTGCAGAAAAGTCCTGCAAGTCTGGGTATCTGACTTCATTCTCGCTCCGAGTATCTGCGCACCAGTGGATGTTGGATGATACTGCAGCGAACAATATCAAGTTTAAGTGCTCAGATGGAGCTGTACTGGAAGGAAGTGGACTTGCATGGGGCAAATATGGCTCATGGAGTCAGTCCTGCTCAAAAGGTGGCATTTGTGGGATTCAGACAAGAGTGGAAAACCACAAGCCACATGTGAGGGATCACACTGGACTCCATGATGTCAAGTTTTTCTGTTGCAGTTAA